Genomic window (Argopecten irradians isolate NY chromosome 13, Ai_NY, whole genome shotgun sequence):
tatagtaGGTATATACTGTGTAGTAGGCCGCGGAatatagtatagttgtatagcagatatttattgtgtagtaggccgcggaatatagtatagttgtatagcaggtatttattgtgtagtaggccgcggaatatagtatagttgtatagcagatatttattgtgtagtaggccgcggaatatagtatagttgtatagcaggtatttattgtgtagtaggccgcggaatatagtatagttgtatagcagatatttattgtgtagtaggccgcggaatatagtatagttgtatagcaggtatttattgtgtagtaggccgcggaatatagtatagttgtatagcagatatttattgtgtagtaggccgcggaatatagtatagttgtatagcagatatttattgtgtagtaggccgcggaatatagtatagttgtatagcagatatttattgtgtagtaggccgcggaatatagtatagttgtatagcagatatttattgtgtagtaggccgcggaatatagtatagttgtatagcagatatttattgtgtagtaggccgcggaatatagtatagttgtatagcaggtatttattgtgtagtaggccgcggaatatagtatagttgtatagcaggtatttattgtgtagtaggccgcggaatatagtatagttgtatagcagatatttattgtgtagtaggccgcggaatatagtatagttgtatagcagatatttattgtgtagtaggccgcggaatatagtatagttgtatagcagatatttattgtgtagtaggccgcggaatatagtatagttgtatagcagatatttattgtgtagtaggccgcggaatatagtatagttgtatagcaGGTATATATTGTGTAGTAGGCCGCGGAatatagtatagttgtatagcagatatttattgtgtagtaggccgcggaatatagtatagttgtatagcagatatttattgtgtagtaggccgcggaatatagtatagttgtatagcaggtatttattgtgtagtaggccgcggaatatagtatagttgtatagcaggtatttattgtgtagtaggccgcggaatatagtatagttgtatagcagatatttattgtgtagtaggccgcggaatatagtatagttgtatagcagatatttattgtgtagtaggccgcggaatatagtatagttgtatagcagatatttattgtgtagtaggccgcggaatatagtatagttgtatagcagatatttattgtgtagtaggccgcggaatatagtatagttgtatagcagtatttattgtgtagtaggccgcggaatatagtatagttgtatagcagatatttattgtgtagtaggccgcggaatatagtatagttgtatagcagatatttattgtgtagtaggccgcggaatatagtatagttgtatagcagatatttattgtgtagtaggccgcggaatatagtatagttgtatagcagatatttattgtgtagtaggccgcggaatatagtatagttgtatagcagatatttatttgtgtagtaggccgcggaatatagtatagttgtatagcagatatttattgtgtagtaggccgcggaatatagtatagttgtatagcagtatttattgtgtagtaggccgcggaatatagtatagttgtatagcagtatttattgtgtagtaggccgcggaatatagtatagttgtatagcagatatttattgtgtagtaggccgcggaatatagtatagttgtatagcagatatttattgtgtagtaggccgcggaatatagtatagttgtatagcagatatttattgtgtagtaggccgcggaatatagtatagttgtatagcagatatttattgtgtagtaggccgcggaatatagtatagttgtatagcagatatttattgtgtagtaggccgcggaatatagtatagttgtatagcagatatttattgtgtagtaggccgcggaatatagtatagttgtatagcagatatttattgtgtagtaggccgcggaatagtatagttgtatagcaGTATTATTGTGTAGTAGGCAGGAATATAGTtattgtatgtatgtgtagtaggccgcggaatatagtatagttgtatagcagatatttattgtgtagtaggccgcggaatatagtatagttgtatagcagatatttattgtgtagtaggccgcggaatatagtatagttgtatagcagatatttattgtgtagtaggccgcggaatatagtatagttgtatagcagtatttattgtgtagtaggccgcggaatatagtatagttgtatagcagatatttattgtgtagtaggccgcggaatatagtatagttgtatagcagatatttattgtgtagtaggccgcggaatatagtatagttgtatagcagatatttattgtgtagtaggccgcggaatatagtatagttgtatagcagatatttattgtgtagtaggccgcggaatatagtatagttgtatagcaGTATTAGCGCGGAATATAGTTATTGTGTAGTAGGCCGCGGAatatagtatagttgtatagcagatatttattgtgtagtaggccgcggaatatagtatagttgtatagcaggtatttattgtgtagtaggccgcggaatatagtatagttgtatagcagatatttattgtgtagtaggccgcggaatatagtatagttgtatagcaggtatttattgtgtagtaggccgcggaatatagtatagttgtatagcaGGTATTTATTATTGTGTAGTAGGCCGCGGAatatagtatagttgtatagcaggtatttattgtgtagtaggccgcggaatatagtatagttgtatagcagatatttattgtgtagtaggccgcggaatatagtatagttgtatagcaggtatttattgtgtagtaggccgcggaatatagaatagttgtatagcagatatttattgtgtagtaggccgcggaatatagtatagttgtatagcagatatttattgtgtagtaggccgcggaatatagtatagttgtatagcaggtatttattgtgtagtaggccgcggaatatagtatagttgtatagcaggtatttattgtgtagtaggccgcggaatatagtatagttgtatagcagatatttattgtgtagtaggccgcggaatatagtatagttgtatagcagatatttattgtgtagtaggccgcggaatatagtatagttgtatagcagatatttattgtgtagtaggccgcggaatatagtatagttgtatagcagatatttattgtgtagtaggccgcggaatatagtatagttgtatagcagatatttattgtgtagtaggccgcggaatatagtatagttgtatagcagatatttattgtgtagtaggccgcggaatatagtatagttgtatagcagtatatttattgtgtagtgtaggccgcggaatataagtatagttgtatagcaggtatttattgtgtagtaggccgcggaatatagtatagttgtatagcagatatttattgtgtagtaggccgcggaatatagtatagttgtatagcagatatttattgtgtagtaggccgcggaatatagtatagttgtatagcagatatttattgtgtagtaggccgcggaatatagtatagttgtatagcagatatttattgtgtagtaggAATGCAGTTAAATAAATAACCCATTTGTTTAGCAGTATTATTGTAATAATGTCGCTAGAAGTGGTTGTATGCCAAAATGTATTGTTCAAAGGCCATACTAGCAGTACTTTATGATACTAACGTGCATGGAATACGAATCTTGTTTCCTGTCATCGGAACGCCATTCTTGGGTCTTAAATTCAACTTCACTTTGATTGTTCGGTGTGCCATTagtctatatttttatattatgattgttttgtttGACTTTGTTTATAAGAGTTTTGACTTTTTAAAGAGTTTTGACTTCGTAAAGAGTTTTTGACTTCGTAAAAGAGTTTTGACTTCGTAAAGAGTTTTGACTTTCGTAAAGAGTTTTGACTTTGTAAAGAGTTTTGACTTTGTAAAGAGTTTTGACTTTGTAAAGAGTTTTGACTTCGTAAAGAGTTTTGACTTTACAAAGCGTTTTGACTTTGTAAAGAGTTTTGACTTTGTAAAGAGTTTTGACTTTGTAAAGAGTTTTGACTTTGTAAAAGAGTTTGTGATTCGTAAAGAGTTTTGACTTTACAAAGCGTTTTGACTTTTGTAAAGAGTTTTGACTTTGTAAAGAGTTTTGACTTTGTAAAGAGTTTTGACTTTACAAGTTGTTTTGACTTTGTAAAGAGTTTTGACTTCGTAAAGAGTTTTGTATAGACTTCGGAATAACaaagttatgatttttttgACTTTGTAAAGAGTTTAGACTTTGTAAAGAGTTTTGACTTTGTAAAGAGTTTGGGACTTTGTAAAGAGTTTTTGACTTTGTTAAAGAGTTTTTGACTTCGTAAAGAGTTTTGACTTTGTAAAGAGTTTTGACTTTAGTAAAGAGTTTTGACTTTGTAAAGAGTTTTGACTTTGTAAAGAGTTTTGACTTCGTAAGAGTTTTGACTTTACAAAGCGTTTTGTCACTTTGTAATGAGTTTTACTTTGTAAAGTAGTTTTGACTTTGTAAAGAGTTTTGACTTTGTAAAGAGTTTTGACTTCGTAAAGAGTTTTGTACTTTACAAAGCGTTTTGACTTTGTTAAAGAGTTTGACTTTGTAATGAGTGTTTTGACTTTGTAAAGAGTTTTGACTTTACAAAAAACTTTGTAAAGAGTTTTGACTTTTAAAGAGTTTTGACTTCGTAAAGAGTTTTGACTTCGTAAAGAGTTTTGACTTTGTAAAGAGTTTTGACTTCGTAAAGAGTTTTGACTTTGTAAAGAGTTTTTGCACTTCGTAAATTGACTTTGTAAAGAGTTTTGactttacaaaatataacaatgatatttcATGAGTGGGGTGGAAACTTTTTGTGTGAAGcacgagtgaaaatatcaaaggaGATGAtcattcatcaagaaacaaggaatattctgACTATTAATTACAGTTTTACGTCTCTATTCTTATGTCAAAACTGGTatcagtacatatatatttcaatcaCCTGTTATCTGGTAATCATGGTGACATGAGATAGTTGATAAACATTTCTATGAATGATAATATAAGGTAGTATCAGATCTCTAGgtgtctttttttttataaaatttaagcatatttaattaaatgaaGGTTagggtaattcatttgaacaaactttgtagttCTTCGATGAGATCTAGAGATGACGCCGGACGGatagacggacgacggatggcACACTACCACAGGAAAGATGTGCGTgatattatatatcaaaaatattatatttcaaaaagcCAAAACGATATTTTCACTGCAAATATTGTGTTATGATTGGTCAGTATCGAGTGAAATATCAGAACTGATATTTTCACTCGGATGAAAAATACCAcctttattttcaacataaaaccttttatttcagatatctagatttatcaaaaataacaaataacagcTTGATGTATTACATACACCGTTTTAATAAATACTTATAAGTTAGTTATGAGTAGACTTGATAACAAAACCAATGGCAGGTATTCAGAGTTCAGTAGCTTAAATTACGTTGTTTCTGCTGTGGTGATTAGATATCAAGTAATCTCTGCCTGAGACATTGTCAtattcataaaacattttaataaaggAAAAgccactgaccagtggtcagtacatggcaactgccccacatgggaatcgaactcgcaacccagagtcTGAGGGCTTATGGTGATATGTctagacatcttaaccactcggccaccagtTTCGGAACAAATATGAATTAAAATCTGTTTCCAGATTGGAAAATCGCACAAGTAAACTATTCCAGGTCCATgaaaaattacaggtaaaatcaATTTGCTGGTCCAGTACAAAGCAAAAGTATACTTTCCAGGTCCATGAAAAATCAAGGATCAGGTACAGAAAAATATGTCTGACTCATAACAAATCACGAGTAAAAACCATCACTTTCCAGATCCTTGGTGAGTACTTGGACGGATTACATTTAAAAATCGTACTCCTGTTCCAGGGCAAATTACAAATTAACTCATCTGTCATGGATCAGCACAAAAATGTCACATTCATAGTTTATAGGGACGATTTGACCATTGCACACTGCCAATAgaaattattgaaatcaaaacatAGTCTTTGTGTTCGTAGAAATCAAATTATACATACTTTCTGCTAgggaaaaaaacatatatatagcaTTAAATTGTTTCGGTATTTGGCTATGTGTATGACCATCTGTTACAGCAGGAGGTGATAGTAATTTTCTCATTGTTTTCTGCTTtactttatatacatatattatgtagtACTTTTACAATATCTTTGCCATCTGCTTGCCTATCGTTAATCCAGAGGATATCATCTCTTCCGACACCTATTGCTATTGGCATGTATACAGAATTCCACCATGTAAGTAGGCTTTGGTTACTTCCACTCCTTACATCGATGCACAAGTAACACCCTATAATGAGATTCCCTACACTGTCATACACTAGGCTCAATGGGAAAATACAGGGTTTCATGTGTCCAGAAAGAATATTACCGAGGCCAGCATCCATAACAATAACAAGCTTGTTCATTCCATCATTAACAATCACCGCGATGTTATCAGTTACCGGACACTGTGCTATTTTGCCCGGAGTATACACTAATGTTGATTTTGAAGTGCGCACCATTTGGCCCGTTGTAGTGTGTTCCGAGATGTGCTTGGTCATGCCAAGAAGGATGTTACCTCTGGATGTAACACAAATACACCATGGCTCACTCTCGGCTCTGAATCGGCGAACAAGCCGTCCTGATACCAGCTCCATGATGTTGCTGTCTTCGTCACAGGCCCACAGTCTGTGTGTTGTAGGTGATAGACTGATGTCCTTAATCCTAACATTGTGTGCGACTTCCTGAATCACTTTACCCTTCCTGTCCAGGAGAGTTAAAGTCTTGCTGTGGTTATAACTAGTCCAGGCCTGGTCATCATTTGTAGGGCATATAGAACTAATGTCACAAGAAGGCGTCCATTTTTCTAACACATTGACCTCTCCATTTAGTGTTTTTGTTTCTACTGCTTTCTCCCCACTGTTTTTCAATGAGCCTATTGATTGTGCTTGACGTGGTAAGATGGTTTCACCTAGAGCTAGGGCCAGATACTTTTGAGGAGTTGTGTTTGGAGTAAAACTGGCAATACCTAACGTAGGCTTTACAGGGAAATGTAGTTGGGAATCTATTTCACATTTTGTATCGAATATCTCTATGTGAGATCCCTGCTGAAGTGCTATCTTACAATCCTTCATTTGTTGTTTCAGTTGTTTTGCGTACATTTCAATGTCCTGTTTGTATTTCTGTATGAGTTTGGTATTGtcctttttcatattttgatatagaGAAAGTGTCTCTGTTGTAAGCTTGTCAAGGTcttcttttaatttttcagTTTGCATCCTCAACTGTTGTGACAATTTTTCAAACATTCTGTCATTATCCCTGAGTAGTGTATCAGTAGACGTAATGTATTTTTCAATCTGTaccaaatcatttttttctgttctgTCAATAAAAGTTTTAATGTCTTGTTTCTTCCGAGGAGTGACCTCAATAAGTTCACAAATTCGATGACCGCTATGAAGTGAGGATATGCATTTTGCACAAATTAGATCTTGACAGTTTTTACAATAGAATtctaattgtctccccttgtgaTGGTGACAGGTTGTTTGTCCTTTCGTGCGAACTGGTATTTTTGCTGTTGCCATTTTGATAAAGATTGAGGttttaatttctgaaaattGTTGATATTGAATCAATACAATGTTGTTGTTAAATCAATTGAATAAGAGTTTTGTTTGTAATGACTCATCGTCATGTTCAGTTCTGGGTATGTATACAGTTCTTTAATGTCGACCTCAAACTAAGATAAGGTTTCAAACCCAAGAAGATAAATACCTGAACGTCATTGATGACACTCATCCAGTAATAAATCGATGTGGTCCTCTCCAGAACCCTAATACTATTAAATAGTATACAGGAATTACAGGAATTTACAGCCAACTAGGAATTAAATTTCCTCTtcttatgttttacaaatatgtCACTTTCTGTGTAAATTCTATGTGTCCGCAAATTTGACCATCATTGTGATTGGCTACTAACGTAAACAAACGTGTAATCACTGAAATTCACAGTCAATTGGGAAATAACTTCCATCCTCTCATGTTAACAGATATGTCATTTGTCC
Coding sequences:
- the LOC138306445 gene encoding uncharacterized protein yields the protein MATAKIPVRTKGQTTCHHHKGRQLEFYCKNCQDLICAKCISSLHSGHRICELIEVTPRKKQDIKTFIDRTEKNDLVQIEKYITSTDTLLRDNDRMFEKLSQQLRMQTEKLKEDLDKLTTETLSLYQNMKKDNTKLIQKYKQDIEMYAKQLKQQMKDCKIALQQGSHIEIFDTKCEIDSQLHFPVKPTLGIASFTPNTTPQKYLALALGETILPRQAQSIGSLKNSGEKAVETKTLNGEVNVLEKWTPSCDISSICPTNDDQAWTSYNHSKTLTLLDRKGKVIQEVAHNVRIKDISLSPTTHRLWACDEDSNIMELVSGRLVRRFRAESEPWCICVTSRGNILLGMTKHISEHTTTGQMVRTSKSTLVYTPGKIAQCPVTDNIAVIVNDGMNKLVIVMDAGLGNILSGHMKPCIFPLSLVYDSVGNLIIGCYLCIDVRSGSNQSLLTWWNSVYMPIAIGVGRDDILWINDRQADGKDIVKVLHNICI